In Dermacentor variabilis isolate Ectoservices chromosome 7, ASM5094787v1, whole genome shotgun sequence, a genomic segment contains:
- the LOC142587285 gene encoding uncharacterized protein LOC142587285 produces the protein MIADKLAGFDVVIVHVGTNNTVDSVSVCMDKYRQLAQGIIERNTMVHVAFSAILPRGQNQYSSWEAQSSWLHDLNDNYEKINTALMQYRECREYHECGYTLLGGLVDNWPSCLSRDGVHRRRFGNKVLADFLYQGACTLSIHLERSRIQQSYKETQAPSS, from the coding sequence ATGATTGCTGACAAGCTAGCTGGTTTTGATGTTGTCATTGTGCACGTTGGCACTAACAACACTGTTGACAGTGTCAGCGTGTGCATGGACAAGTATCGCCAGCTCGCTCAGGGGATCATTGAGAGAAATACCATGGTGCATGTAGCTTTTTCTGCCATTCTTCCTCGGGGGCAGAATCAGTACAGCTCATGGGAAGCTCAGTCCTCATGGTTGCATGACCTGAATGATAACTACGAAAAGATTAACACAGCCCTGATGCAGTACCGTGAGTGCCGTGAGTACCACGAGTGCGGCTACACACTCCTGGGTGGTCTCGTGGACAActggcccagttgcctgagcagaGATGGTGTCCACCGGAGGCGCTTTGGTAACAAGGTGCTGGCAGACTTCCTGTACCAGGGGGCCTGCACCCTGTCCATCCATCTGGAGAGAAGCCGCATCCAGCAGTCCTACAAGGAGACCCAGGCACCTTCTTCATAG